In Odocoileus virginianus isolate 20LAN1187 ecotype Illinois chromosome 15, Ovbor_1.2, whole genome shotgun sequence, a genomic segment contains:
- the PTP4A3 gene encoding protein tyrosine phosphatase type IVA 3, whose protein sequence is MARMNRPAPVEVSYKNMRFLITHNPTNATLSSFIEDLKKYGATTVVRVCEVTYDKAPLEKDGITVVDWPFDDGAPPPGKVVEDWLSLLKNKFCDDPGSCVAVHCVAGLGRAPVLVALALIESGMKYEDAIQFIRQKRRGAINSKQLTYLEKYRPKQRLRFKDPHAHKTKCCIM, encoded by the exons ATGGCGCGGATGAACCGGCCGGCCCCCGTGGAGGTCAGCTACAAGAACATGCGCTTCCTCATTACGCACAACCCCACCAACGCCACCCTCAGCAGCTTCATCGAG gACCTGAAGAAGTACGGGGCCACCACTGTGGTTCGCGTGTGTGAGGTGACCTACGACAAGGCCCCGCTGGAGAAGGACGGCATCACGGTTGTG GACTGGCCGTTTGATGATGGGGCGCCCCCACCTGGCAAAGTGGTGGAGGACTGGCTGAGCTTGCTGAAGAACAAGTTCTGTGATGACCCCGGCAGCTGTGTGGCTGTGCACTGCGTGGCCGGCCTGGGGCG GGCTCCAGTCCTTGTGGCGCTGGCCCTCATCGAGAGTGGGATGAAGTACGAGGACGCCATCCAGTTCATCCGACA GAAGCGGCGCGGCGCCATCAACAGCAAACAGCTCACCTACCTGGAAAAGTACCGGCCAAAGCAGAGACTGCGGTTCAAGGACCCCCACGCGCACAAGACCAAGTGCTGCATCATGTAG